The following coding sequences lie in one Apium graveolens cultivar Ventura chromosome 3, ASM990537v1, whole genome shotgun sequence genomic window:
- the LOC141711102 gene encoding protein CUP-SHAPED COTYLEDON 3, whose protein sequence is MLGIEEIMCELNANEMNEQGMPPGFRFHPTDEELITFYLASKVFNGTFCGVNIAEVDLNRCEPWELPEIAKMGEREWYFFSLRDRKYPTGLRTNRATGAGYWKATGKDRQVYSSNGAVNATLLGMKKTLVFYKGRAPRGEKTKWVMHEYRLDGDFSSRHTCKEEWVICRIFQKMGEKKNGVLLRGQSSCSNYMQEASNSSLSQLVDHTLKLESALALQPYQTLQSLQNQNQTQLLINNIPHETDHLKSLLTNSSSVALAVSRASALAANNGLQTSKTKMKQDNELLKTLLPHQDYYCSKEQEEAPFPKICKTESGFSHFQAPHSTYPDFRNPVSTCAEYDMIMAQAHQNNNTPAPNYKQSPLLFRSSSDNDHKNVSCGFQVYGADNEMSISSSSSSCSRVPVPFNRPGFKQMLLDPPSKITAGESWPFHF, encoded by the exons ATGTTGGGAATAGAAGAAATAATGTGTGAACTGAATGCAAATGAGATGAATGAGCAAGGAATGCCTCCAGGGTTCAGGTTCCATCCAACAGATGAAGAGCTCATAACTTTCTACTTAGCTTCCAAGGTCTTCAATGGCACTTTCTGTGGTGTTAACATTGCTGAAGTTGATCTCAACAGATGCGAGCCCTGGGAACTCCCTG AGATTGCGAAAATGGGGGAGAGGGAATGGTATTTTTTCAGCTTAAGAGACAGGAAATACCCAACAGGGTTAAGAACAAATAGAGCCACAGGAGCTGGTTATTGGAAAGCAACTGGGAAAGACAGACAAGTTTACAGCAGCAATGGTGCTGTTAATGCTACACTTCTTGGAATGAAGAAGACACTTGTTTTCTACAAAGGCAGAGCTCCTAGAGGTGAAAAGACTAAATGGGTCATGCATGAATATCGCCTTGACGGTGACTTCTCCTCCCGTCACACGTGTAAG GAGGAATGGGTGATTTGCAGAATATTTCAAAAAATGGGAGAAAAGAAAAACGGAGTGCTTCTCCGGGGACAAAGCAGCTGCAGCAATTACATGCAAGAGGCTTCAAACTCATCTTTGTCACAGTTGGTTGATCACACTCTTAAACTAGAATCAGCTCTAGCTTTACAACCTTACCAAACACTGCAATCCCTACAAAACCAAAACCAAACACAACTACTTATCAACAATATCCCCCATGAAACAGACCACCTTAAATCTCTCTTAACCAATTCATCATCAGTTGCTCTGGCAGTGTCACGAGCCAGCGCCTTGGCTGCGAACAATGGTCTACAAACATCGAAAACCAAAATGAAACAAGACAACGAACTTCTCAAGACTCTCCTGCCACACCAGGATTACTATTGTTCCAAGGAGCAAGAAGAAGCTCCATTTCCTAAAATCTGCAAGACAGAGTCGGGCTTTTCGCATTTCCAGGCACCTCATTCTACTTATCCTGATTTTCGCAACCCGGTATCTACTTGTGCTGAATATGACATGATCATGGCTCAGGCTCACCAAAACAATAACACTCCGGCTCCCAATTACAAACAAAGTCCATTACTTTTCAGAAGTAGTTCAGATAATGATCATAAGAATGTAAGTTGTGGGTTCCAAGTTTATGGTGCAGATAATGAAATGTCCatttcatcatcatcatcatcctgtTCACGAGTACCAGTGCCTTTCAACAGGCCCGGCTTTAAGCAGATGCTGCTAGATCCTCCCAGCAAAATAACCGCAGGAGAATCTTGGCCTTTTCACTTTTAA